DNA from Chloroflexota bacterium:
AACAACAACGCAGCCCCCAACCACCACGACGGCGACCGACGGAGGAAGAAGCGAAAGCCCGGCGGCCAGCCCGGCAACCAGAACGGCCGCAAGCGCAGCCTTCTTGACAGGACGCTCACCCCGGAGCAGCGAAACGCCCTTAAAGCTGCCCGGCGCGCCCGCAAGGTCCCCGATGTGGTAAATGTCGTCCGCATCAAGCTCGTGGCTTTGCTCTCCGATCCCCATGCTGACCTTGATCGGCTCATCCGCCTCAACCGGATGTTGATGCGCATGCTGCGGATCGAGAGCAGGAAGCGCTCGGAACGCGAGAGGTGGGGGTGATACAGAAAAAATTTCGTGTTGTAGCTGAAATGTGCCGCATCGGCTACAAGGAGAACACGGTTGTTTTTCTCCGCGGCCGCGGAGCTGGGGAGACATTTCGAGGGGGCATTGCCCTACGACGCCGGCGGCTCCTCGCCCCCGGCCCCTTGGTCCGCGGACCCCTGGTCCGCCGAGTCCTCCGCCGCGTCGAACTCCCCCCGCGCCTTCCGCCGGAAGTGGTGCACCACCGGCGACAGCACCGGCACGCCGATCCGGTACTTGCCGACGGCCAGGAAGTAGAGCCATTGCGCCAGCCCCTGCAGTCCGCCCGTCTTGGGGTTGAAGGTCACCGTCCAGCGAGTGCCGCCCTTAACAGCCTCGAAGACGTCCTCCCTGTCCGCCCACGTCGACTCTACGGCCTCCATCGTCCGCCGCGTGGGATAGGTGAAGTTGCAGAGCCAGAAGGTGTCCTCGCCGTCGCCCGCTTCGTCCGTGTCGCGGGTCAGCACGGCGTCGCCGTCGTATTCCTCAACCGGCTCGCCGTACTTCTGCGCGAAGAGCACCCGGTCGACGGGCCCGTCCGGCCCCACGGCGGTCACATGCTCGTAGACCTCCTCGATGGGGCCCGGCACCGTGGCGTGGAAGCTCAACTTCACGGCACGCCTCGGCTAGGCGTCCGGGAACCGGGCCCGCACCCCGGCGAGCGCCTCCAGCGCCTTGATGTACGCCTGCGTGCCCTCGTCGCCGTGCCCCTGCCCCTCGACGGCCCGGTACAGGTGGTGCACCAGCGGCGTCGTGAACAGCGGCAGGTCCATCGCCTGCGCCGACTGCATGATCAACCGCAGGTCCTTCTGCTGCAGCCGCACCATGAACCCCGGCGCAAAGTCGTCCTTCAGCAGCCGCGCGCCCAGGTTCTCCAGCTGCCACGAGTTCGCCGCGCCACCCGTCACCGCCGAGAACACGGCCTGCAGGTCCGCCCCCGCCTTCGCGCCGAACAGCAGTCCCTCGCACACCGCCGCCATCGTGCCCGCGACGATGACCTGGTTGACCAGCTTGGTGACCTGCCCCATGCCCAGCTCGCCGCAGTACGTGATCCGAGTGCCCATCGCCTCCAAAACAGGCCGTGCGCCCTCGAAGGCGTCCTTATCGCCGCCCAGCATGATGGAGAGCGCGGCGTTCTGCGCCCCCAGGACGCCCCCGCTCACGGGCGCGTCCAGCATCGGCACGCCCCGCTCGGCCAGCCGCGCGCCCACCTCGCGCGTCACCTCCGGCGAGATGGTGCTCATGTCGATCACCACCGTCCCCGGCGCGACGCCCTCGATGACGCCGCCCTCACCGAGGATGACAGCCTGCACGTCCGGCGAGTCCGTCACCATCGTGATGACGACCTCCGCCCCCGCCGCTGCGTCCGCCGGCGACGTCGCAGCCTCGCCGCCGTCCACCACAAACGCGTCCACCTTGGCCGGCGTCCGGTTCCACGCCCGCACCGAGTGCCCCGCCTTCAGCAGGTTCCGGCTCATGGGCGCGCCCATCAGCCCCAGCCCAATGAATCCAACCTTCATGCTATATCTCCTAGTTCCCGCCGCCCGGCTCTCCATACCGGCGAACGCCGGTATCCATGGGAAGGGCCGCCCGAATGGCGGTTCGTGAATCGCCCGTCAAGCCCGTCCGCCCTGAGGCCGTCGAAGGGCCGCCCGAACGGACTTCGGTGGCTATGGCCACCCCTACGCTCCGCCTGTGCCCTTTTCCGCCGTCGTACCCGCGCCACTAACTCGTCATTCCTGCGCCCCTCTTCGTCATTCTTGCGAAGGCAGGAATCCAGAGGGGAGGGGAGTGGGGGGCCCCTACGCCCCGGCCTTCTCCCGCTCGCGGCAGCTGTTGATGTAGTTGCGCGCCCCCGCGGCCAGAAAGGCCGGCGTGCCCGTCGCCAGGTACTGGTACCCCACGTTTCGCCAGTGCTCGTACGCGTCGGCGTCCCGCGCGATGGTGCCCGCCCACTTCCCCGCGGCCACCGCGGCCTTGCCCACGTGCTCGATCGCCTCCATCACCGCCGGGTGCTCCGGCTGCCCCGGGTACCCCATCGAGATCGACAGGTCCGTCGGCCCCACGAACACCAGGTCGACGCCCTCCGTCGACACGATCTCCGCCGCCGCCTCCACGGCCCGCGTGGTCTCGATCTGTACGCAGAGGATGATCTCCTCGTTGGCCAGCTTCACGTATTCGCCCAGCGGCATCCCGACGCCGTAGCCCGCCGCCCGAACGCCCGCCAGCCCGCGAAGCCCCACCGGCGGGTACCGCACCGCGTCGACAGTCGCCCGCGCCTCCGCCGCCGAGTTCACCTGCGGGATCTGCGCGCCCATGACGCCCGTGTCCAGGTACCGAAGGATGTTCTGCGGCGAGTTCAGTGCGATCCGGCACATCGTCGAGATGCCGACGGCCTCTGCCGCCCGCACCTGGTGCTCGCACGATTCCAGGTCAGACACGCCGTGCTCTGCGTCAATGAT
Protein-coding regions in this window:
- a CDS encoding NAD(P)-dependent oxidoreductase, which codes for MKVGFIGLGLMGAPMSRNLLKAGHSVRAWNRTPAKVDAFVVDGGEAATSPADAAAGAEVVITMVTDSPDVQAVILGEGGVIEGVAPGTVVIDMSTISPEVTREVGARLAERGVPMLDAPVSGGVLGAQNAALSIMLGGDKDAFEGARPVLEAMGTRITYCGELGMGQVTKLVNQVIVAGTMAAVCEGLLFGAKAGADLQAVFSAVTGGAANSWQLENLGARLLKDDFAPGFMVRLQQKDLRLIMQSAQAMDLPLFTTPLVHHLYRAVEGQGHGDEGTQAYIKALEALAGVRARFPDA
- a CDS encoding aldolase/citrate lyase family protein, giving the protein MIGTNTLKAKLRNGEGVIGAFNSIPSADAVEILGFLGMDFVIIDAEHGVSDLESCEHQVRAAEAVGISTMCRIALNSPQNILRYLDTGVMGAQIPQVNSAAEARATVDAVRYPPVGLRGLAGVRAAGYGVGMPLGEYVKLANEEIILCVQIETTRAVEAAAEIVSTEGVDLVFVGPTDLSISMGYPGQPEHPAVMEAIEHVGKAAVAAGKWAGTIARDADAYEHWRNVGYQYLATGTPAFLAAGARNYINSCREREKAGA